In Anopheles arabiensis isolate DONGOLA chromosome 2, AaraD3, whole genome shotgun sequence, the genomic window TCAAGGTGGTGCTGAAGCGCAACAGTACCGATGCGAAGTGGGACGTCATTGAGGCGAAAATGGTGGACGCAAAGAAGCCGTCCCGACACACGACCGAAAGCAGCAAGGATTCGAAAAGGGATGCAGGGGATGGGAAGAAACCGCACCGGCACACGACCGAACCAATTGGTTCCACGTCTTCGCCGACGGTTGAACCTATCCCGTCTTCTTCGAAACATTCGAAAGAACCTATCCCTTCGTCTTCCCGACACACCACCAATGGTCCTTCAACGTCTGCCGCCCGGCACACGCATGAGCCAACTCCTTCCACGTCgtccaaacacacaaaagaacCGACTCCTTCGACGTCCCGGCACACGAACGGTCCTGTAGCTTCAACGTCCCGCCATACGGCTGAGCCCACGCCTTCCACGTCGCGACAGTCGTACGAACCTGCCACTCCTTCAACCTCAAAACACCGAGATTCGGTGACAGAGCTGGAAAGGAACCGACAGGCGATCGATGACAAGACGAAAAAGCCGCCACAGCAAAAGCAACCGGAAGAAGAGCCAAATAGGTTAAAGAGCCGACGGCATTCGGTCGCCAACTGGACTGAGATCGGCCCTCACAGGCCTAGCGGCACGATCGAGATAGCAATGCCGGAAAAGCCAAAGCCACCGTCGAAGGAAGCCTCCAAACCGGCAGTCGCAGGTGAAAACAGCTCAAGCATTGCCCCCACCCCACCGGAAGAATCAACGGCAGCGAGCGCACCCAAGTCCAACTTGAAACGCCGCGGTTCGGTTTCCTCGGTGGGGGAAGTGCAAGCCATGATACAAAAGAAGCTGAAACGACGATACAGTGGTAAGTGGTGCGCAACACCATAGACGATCCGCAAAGCTtatccgttttgtttttttgtctctctccCCAAACAGTGTCCGACCGTAATGTGTTCGATTTTCAACCAGTCAAAGTGTCCAAAGATCAAAAGGAGCAGCGCAAATCGCGGCTGATGCAGATCAAcgagaaaaagaagcaacaggAAAGGCAGGGTCCGGTGATGCTGTTCGAGCCGCAGCCGCTCGGCCGCAAGACGGGCTCGACCAAGCCGAAGGTAAAGTTTACGCCCAACAATCGCGGCTCGTTTCTTACCGCGCCCGTACCGCTGCCGTCGACGTCACGGGCGCCCTCCACTTCGCGCCCAGCGGCGACCGACGAGAGCATTGTCTGCACACAGTCGACCACGCTGGAGCAGCTGCCGAATGTGAACGGCGTAGAGGAGGTTGTGATCGATATGCGGCCGAAAAAGCTTACATTCCAGAGTGTGGCACGCGTCAGCAATGTGGATCGACCGGTGCCGAGTGGTAGCGGTTTGAACAAGCAACCGCTGGCAACGTCCTCCAATCGGCCTACCAATATGGAACCACCGCCGCCAGTAACGCTTGCGAAACCGCAACACCCGAGTACGGCCggcaatagtagtagtagcagcagccatAGTAGCagcaccacgaccaccacttCCACCTCATCCTCCACCTCGGCTAGCTCTTCACATACAGCTACAACTTCAATTACCACGGCTGCCCCTACAGCCAGCACTTCCCAAAGGGTTCTACCGCCACAGGTAAAGATTCGCAAGAAGCAACCGCTGCAGGGTATACTAAAATCGTATGATAAGCCAAACGGCGAACATCCGGCGCCCAAAAAGAGCGTTACAATAAGGCTGGAACTGAACAAGACACGGTACATTGAGAATTGTTTAGACAAGTCGGAAAGCCCACCGCCGGAAAAGGAGCTGCCCGAGCCGAAACTGCCCCAGAAAGAGATCCAGGAGCAGATCCTCTGGCAGGAGCTCGATCTGCTGGCGGAAGTGCTCGAGTGGCCCACCAAGtggctgcagcagcaggagtCGGAACTGCTCGCGAACGGACCGTTCGCGTCGGAGGGCAAGCTGCTGCCCAAGCTGGATAATTACGATTCGTACGAATCGTTCCGCAACTTCCATCTGCCGTTTCTGAAGCGTGAACTTTGGCAGGAGATCTATACCTGCGCGAAGGTGGCGAAATCGTTTCTGCCCCTGTTCGACGTCACGGTGGGCAAGGCGGAGCACGTGGAGCTGTGCAAACTGTTCTGCAAAGGTAAGGCAGCGGGGgtacaggggggggggggcgggggtattgttgctgttgtactTAACCTACTTAGATCCCTTTCCAATTCCGCCAACACAGTACGCATCAACACGCACGGCAAGGACTTCTTTCCGTTGTTTGACTTTGGCGTCGTGGAGTACCATTCGCTTCTCGGCCATAAAACCAGCCTGTTTGTGTCGGTGCGCGCCCAAAACAAGGACGACAGTGTGCCGCTGCGGGACAGTAAcggcgtgcagcagcagccaggcTTTGCGTTCGTGCTTACGCTTTACGCGGCGGGCCGGGAACTGGAGGGGCTGCGCTCGGGGCGCCTCTTCGTGTACCGGCCGCTGGCACGGGTACACCTGTACATGCGCCGCTGCAACGCGATCTCGCTGCTGGAACATTCGCCCCTGCTGCCGAACATTATCTGCCCGACCACTAACAGGGCGAAGCTGGAGGAGATTGACAGgcggctgcagcagcggcCGGAAATGCGCACGAACGTGGCGCGCCACATGGAGGCGGGCGCGCTGAACCCGGGCCAGATGGAGATCGTGTCGGCGGTGCTGGACGAGTGCCAGTGCTGGGAGGAGCCGACGATTTCGCTCATCCAGGGCCCGCCCGGCACGGGGAAATCGCGCGTGATCGGGAACCTCGTGCTGGAGCTGATGCGCCTCGGGCACAAGAGCAAGGAGCGGATGCGGGTGCTCGTGTGCGCCTCCTCCAATACGGCGGTCGATGTGATTGTGAAGAATCTGATGAAGCTACAGCAGCGCAAAGGTAAGCGGTGGGGAATTTCTTGTTTTTGGAAGTAGTTTTTTAACAAtattctcatttttttttcttctaaagcTGCAAACGAGCGGTTCAAGCTGGTACGCACGGGCACTAGAAGCAAGGTCGACCAGGAGTGCGCCCCGGTGTTTATCGACAAGCTGGTTCAGGAGGAAGTGAATCGGCAAAATCGGCTGCCTGATGCGAGAAAAAACGACGGTACGCTCCAGAACATAGAACGGGAGGTAAGTGAGAGGCTGCTCATAGTTAGGATGAAACAAAATGGACAGAGTTGCTGATCCTCCTCTTCTCCCCCTCCGCTTGTAGCGCAATGTGTTGGCAAACCGGATCAAGATGGCACAGGCAGAGCTGTCGTCCGGCCGGTCCGTCAACATGGAGATGTTGAAAGTGATGAAGCGGAAGCTGCACAGCTTGGAGGAGGTGCTGAATCCGGGCGGCACGTCGTCCACTTCGGCCACCACCGACGGGCGCAAGAAGCAGGAAATCAAGGCCCGCATCTGCATCCTGCAGGGGGCCGACATCGTGTGCACCACGCTCGGCAGCTGCTCGACGCTCGCATCGTACTGCACCAACCTCCGGTTTAGCGTGTGCATCATCGACGAAGCGACCCAGTGCACGGAGCTGTGCTCGCTGCTCCCGCTGCAGTACCACCTGTCGAAGATGGTGCTGGTCGGCGATATCAATCAGCTGCCGGCGACCGTACTCGACCAGCAGTGCATCGATGCCGGCTTCCGGGCGTCGCTGTTCTCGCGCCTCTACCAATCGTACGCGGGCGCGGGCGGCCAGCCCCCGGAGGATGGGCTGAAGATGCTGAAAACGCAGTACCGGATGCATCCGAAGATTTGCCACTGGCCGAACCGGTACTTCTACGGCGGGCAGCTAAAGAATGCCACCTGCACCGAGGCGATGCGCAAGACGATCCCGCTCAAGCCGTACATGGTGATCAGTCTCTGCTACGACCAGGAGCTGACGCAGGCACAGTACGAAATCTACAACAAGGACGAGATACTGTTCGTGGTCGAGCTGATGAAGCAGGTGGTGCGGTGCTGCGACAAGCACGCGTCCTTCGCGATCATCACGCCGTACGCGCGGCACAAGGAGGAGATGATCCAGAGCCTGCGCAACACGCAGCTGAAGCGGGTGGAGGTGCACTCGATCGATTCGGTGCAGGGGAAGGAGTTTGACGTGGTCATCATCTCGCTGGCCCGGTCGAACGGGGCCGGCTTTCTCAACAACCCGGAGCGTATCAATGTGGCCCTGACGCGTGCCCGCCAGTGTCTCGTGCTGTGCGGTAACTTTGCCAGtttgaaggtgtgtgtgtgtgtgtgtatgggtgtgtgtacaCTATTGCAAAGATTTCTAATAttgttttctcccttttttataTCACAGCATAAAACGGTTTGGTCATCGTTGCTGGAGGATGCCGAAAAACGAAAGGTGTACTACCATCTTGAGGAGCACGACGCGCAGGTGGACGGGCAGCAGATGGTGAAAAACATCATGGAACGGTTGCGCATGACTTAAGATTAAGCGACAATGAGTTTTACGTTTGCATTTGGCGGAAAAGTCGACATTAAGCTTAGAAAGGAACATTTTCCTGGTTTAAAAATCTCTTTAATCCTGCTTTAATCATCATATAGCACAGTCATACTCGTGTTAATTACTTCATGTTgtattagtaaaaaaaaacaaaaaggggggTTAATATTGTTTACAGCGCAAGCATAGGAGCAGTGCCTTGGGAAgatctttttttatgttaacGTTGGGAAATGCACGGGATAGGTAGCTTTAGCAAACAATGTGAAGGAACATTCAGGGCCATGGCGGATACTCTCTTTTTCCCCCCTTCTGACTTTCGCCTTGCAGCTGCAAGGATCTGTGTAAGTACGCCGGTGGAGAACTATGGttcctttatttattttacctaTCCCGGAGCGGAGAGGCTGGAGAGcaggtgcaaaaaaaaaacacacacacacagacaaaacgGCAATGCGTGCATAGAGGACGATGAGGAGCCGGATGTTAGGGGGTGGAAGCGGCGGTTGTAAATACGAAGCCTCAGGAAGCCGTGGAATGCATGATGgaataaagagaaaaaaaaggctacTCAACTCAACAACCCTTTTTCCCGTGCGGCGAGTTGCTGGCGAGATCCGAAATGCGAGGCGGAAACAAGCGGAAGGACAGTgtgtacagcaaaaaaagacaaaggTCCACACGTACatgcacactcgcacacaatAGCGGTGGAAAACACCTGCAGCGTAGGAAAATCGTACGCTTATCaaacgctctctctctcttgccaGGACACCGTTGCGGAGCACACCGTTCTTGTTCGTGTcgaagagagaagagaaacacCCGAACGAATGACGAGcaggagagagcgagagagggagagagcgcgcgctcgTTCAACCGCGCGGCTTCGGCGAGAGAGCGTGCACGACCGACCGATCGCGTTGCAATGGAAAAGCGcggatgagagagagagagagagcgcgcgcttGGGAAAATCGTTCTCAACAACCCCCCTCCCGAGAGCCCGCGTTCGGGAAAAAGAGCGTGGAAAATGCGGTGTGTACGGTAGGACCGTTTGCTACCAGCAGCGGCCTGTTCAGTCGAGAATTCGTTGTCGTTCGTGACGGGAAGGTACACAgcaagtgcgtgtgtgagtacgacggcagtgtgtgtgtgtgtgtgtgtgtgtgtcggtgtggcCCGGCTGACCACTACTGTGTGGGCACTTGCGGGTGGCACCTTacacttctttttcttctgttttgtgtgtctaaTTGTTCACGTCTGCATCTCTGACTGTGTCCTCCGCTTTGAGGGTTTTTACCTTTTGATTTTTACGGGGGGGAAAACCTGCCGCACCCTCAACCGCACACGCTCAACAACACGTACAACACTACGGCCAGCGGTGGTGCCAGTGGTGCGGGGTGTGC contains:
- the LOC120893251 gene encoding uncharacterized protein LOC120893251, yielding MVSDSESSDDDCSEPYEWFLYRLYHKDRKIIPIRERPKIIGRGKDANCQFQPAKYFLVSRNHCMVQIVDGRPTITDCHSRRGTFVNGDRIDKFQPGRIELKEGDLVGIAHKNEEIQQYFKFHDDVLRYRVCRTIGKDEAVVISDEEQEEEVDVKCAILPEPDLDIPSTASSSQSEASQSDTEPVENGSERSTSPQPGPSGLQLSAVVSIPEELMRKSSFERQYDDMMLCASKLNPDGYESDTEPEPCVVQPVAYDTSDVIVLSDDDEYIDVQYSQMVIEEVQQELKDDVELVELPDLGEEEEDTSLWALKLKPDVDATRRYKKRAKEAKEEKEASKRERPDAFEKQYHHHKKHRSSSSRSSEEENVAVQREDTGKDSSIKVVLKRNSTDAKWDVIEAKMVDAKKPSRHTTESSKDSKRDAGDGKKPHRHTTEPIGSTSSPTVEPIPSSSKHSKEPIPSSSRHTTNGPSTSAARHTHEPTPSTSSKHTKEPTPSTSRHTNGPVASTSRHTAEPTPSTSRQSYEPATPSTSKHRDSVTELERNRQAIDDKTKKPPQQKQPEEEPNRLKSRRHSVANWTEIGPHRPSGTIEIAMPEKPKPPSKEASKPAVAGENSSSIAPTPPEESTAASAPKSNLKRRGSVSSVGEVQAMIQKKLKRRYSVSDRNVFDFQPVKVSKDQKEQRKSRLMQINEKKKQQERQGPVMLFEPQPLGRKTGSTKPKVKFTPNNRGSFLTAPVPLPSTSRAPSTSRPAATDESIVCTQSTTLEQLPNVNGVEEVVIDMRPKKLTFQSVARVSNVDRPVPSGSGLNKQPLATSSNRPTNMEPPPPVTLAKPQHPSTAGNSSSSSSHSSSTTTTTSTSSSTSASSSHTATTSITTAAPTASTSQRVLPPQVKIRKKQPLQGILKSYDKPNGEHPAPKKSVTIRLELNKTRYIENCLDKSESPPPEKELPEPKLPQKEIQEQILWQELDLLAEVLEWPTKWLQQQESELLANGPFASEGKLLPKLDNYDSYESFRNFHLPFLKRELWQEIYTCAKVAKSFLPLFDVTVGKAEHVELCKLFCKVRINTHGKDFFPLFDFGVVEYHSLLGHKTSLFVSVRAQNKDDSVPLRDSNGVQQQPGFAFVLTLYAAGRELEGLRSGRLFVYRPLARVHLYMRRCNAISLLEHSPLLPNIICPTTNRAKLEEIDRRLQQRPEMRTNVARHMEAGALNPGQMEIVSAVLDECQCWEEPTISLIQGPPGTGKSRVIGNLVLELMRLGHKSKERMRVLVCASSNTAVDVIVKNLMKLQQRKAANERFKLVRTGTRSKVDQECAPVFIDKLVQEEVNRQNRLPDARKNDGTLQNIERERNVLANRIKMAQAELSSGRSVNMEMLKVMKRKLHSLEEVLNPGGTSSTSATTDGRKKQEIKARICILQGADIVCTTLGSCSTLASYCTNLRFSVCIIDEATQCTELCSLLPLQYHLSKMVLVGDINQLPATVLDQQCIDAGFRASLFSRLYQSYAGAGGQPPEDGLKMLKTQYRMHPKICHWPNRYFYGGQLKNATCTEAMRKTIPLKPYMVISLCYDQELTQAQYEIYNKDEILFVVELMKQVVRCCDKHASFAIITPYARHKEEMIQSLRNTQLKRVEVHSIDSVQGKEFDVVIISLARSNGAGFLNNPERINVALTRARQCLVLCGNFASLKHKTVWSSLLEDAEKRKVYYHLEEHDAQVDGQQMVKNIMERLRMT